TGATATGAATTAAAATGAAGATAAGAAGTGAGTTCAGTTGTTAAACTTCACAGTGCAGAATATTCATTGAATGCTATATAGATACACAAGGAACATAGTAAGATTATTAACACCAACAACAGATTAATTATTCCACAAACaaggccaattgttcagaactttgcttaaataaacaatgaaatattttatggtgtcctcatatattgaaataaaataattgtcatcaatcttgttagaaataaaGCAGATCAGAAATGAAGTTCACAATTTTCTGAACAATGGGCCAAATTAACATTGATATTATACAAtggcaataataatacaatgctAATAACAACTTCAGCCGCACAGTGACAAAACTTCCACATTAGCATACTCAGTCTACCCCACTCTATAATAATGGAACCCTGGTTTTGTGGCTTACCTGTGGGTCTGTTTCGTCGGGCGTTGGGCCGGTCCTGGTTTTCTGCGTCTTCATCATCCTCCTCGCTATCAGTCTCACTCTCATCCTCATCTGCAGcagtaaagaaataaatgtacTATTGTAAGCTCAATCAGCAAACAGCTGCATGTTTGTGtcatttcttaaaatgattttaagaaCAAAATCATGAAATCCTAATTAAGAAGGCAGCTAATTAACCTGAGAATAGCCAATGACCCGGCCATAATTGCCGGGGGATATCCCCGCCTCGGGTCTTATTGAGAGCCCTGCTGTTTGTAGAAACCAACACAATTGTCTATTACAAAGGTCTACAAATATCCTTGTCCTGTATTCTCACATAATAGAActatattatgcatatttttataaggATCTTCAGTCTTGTCTTGCAAAATGacaaaacactttcatgacATCCATCatgatgtttatttataatgacaTCAAATATTATTATCGAATATTTACATTCTCCTGGTCCTTCCTATAGATAAAACTTAACATTCATATTGTTTAACATCCAGAGGATTGTAAAATCATTCTTTAAGTCAATATTGCGCTCTTATTGGATTAGCGTGacatcatttaaccaatgatatacaatgttacaaaaatcagctattctttttttgtaaattcaatgttagaaaatatcatttgttaaaGAAAAACTTCTAATTTGCAAAAGACACTgctattttttaatcataatgaatacttattcaaaatgtaaatataagtattgatcccattatttattgtgttgttgctgtatgaacgcagtagggaaAGTGAGCAAATGAGCATTAGCTGCTTCAAGGAATTTGATTGCATGCTTTACTGGTTTCTTACATGATAAATGCAAGAATAAATGTGATCAACCCTTAAGCATAGTCTGCAGCCTCCATTTAATGAATGGCTCTTTAAAGCTCAAGGTCCAAAAGTTTGCTTTTTGTCTGTTCACAATTACCGTAAGTAAACTAAGAATGGTTCTTGACTGGCAAGcttgtttattattaaagtatGACTGTCTACATACATGAACATACTTGTCTATCATTAAAGTTATGTTTTGCAAAGAGCTATTAACAGGGCTTGAAATTACTATATTGCTGTcaaacttttatcattaaaatagtCATGAAAGAATGCCTATTGCAGTACCACCCAGCGTACCTTCACCCCGGTTGTCAAGGAACAGGCTCTGTTTCTCCTCGCTCTTCAGCTTCATTGCCATCTCATTCAGCTTCGACTCGGTTTCCTGATTCACAGAATAAAGACATtgttttttagtaaaataataaaatctaatatacttttctgttttgtttaatttgttccCTTTAAGAATATTGTATGCATGTAGTTAGATGTATCCCGTAGTAAGCAAGCTAGTAAGCCATGGAATAGgtatatcaatattttgaatccaccaataaaataaaaacgtaaacaaagtCAATGGAGCCTCTGTGTTTTGACTGCCTTTCTTCCACAGCTATTCCATCAAGAATTTGATGAGCAACTTCCTAggagatatttaaaatatgataaagaaGTTCGCAATTTTAATATCTCTCACTAGTTATTGTATGACACACTGTCATTATACCTCAGACTTGTCCTGCTCTACTCGGTTGTACTCCTCCAGCTGGGACTCCAGGTATGCCTGGTTACGGAAGCGTATCAGGTAGGCATCGTACAGCTTCTGTAGGTCCTCCTCTAGCTTCTCATACTCGTCCATGTATGCTGGCCTGCAATCACAAATACACACACATGGTACACACATTATACTATAGGTAGTTTTAGGTATACACATGAACTACACTCCTTGATAGAGACATATACACGGTTATCAACTGATCATGGTTAGCCTTGATATTTGTCTGAATCATGGAGAATATCAAGATCAAAAGATACATGCATAggttaaaagtttattttcaaaataaaaatgacttgTTGTCTGAAATTGTATTCATACTGTGTTTAACATGGGGAAAGTTGAAAGAACAgctggaaataaaaaaacaaacttaaaagaCTCAAACACTCGTGCACTCCATGGTGGCTGCGGAAATATAGGTGTCTTTATACAGTGGTGATTCCCTACAGCCACAAATAGAATGTTTGgctagattttttttcaaaaggaattTTGATGCCAGGAGCACCTCCAACCCATAAGATTTCCTGTTCCCCTTTGTGTGTCCATGGCAAACAAGGTGCATGCCAACATACCTGACGCTCTGGAGGGTTTGGAGACGTTTCTGGTTCCGTTCCAGCTCATTTCTTTTCTTCTCAATCTTTGCCTCCAAGTTTGCCTCGTCTGATGCCACATTGTCCAACATGTGCAATGTCTTCCGGATCTCATTCTACAAACAGCATAACTTTACATTGAAGGCCAGCATTGTTTAAAGCTTCACAAAACATTGATTGCtttctttttatcatatacaGTCTACACAATTGCATCTATTAAACTGCAATTTATCCATGCTGAAGGGTGACTACATGATGGTTTACTGACAAaggttttttattatatttatgaatgaaaagaaaaaaaaagagtGAGGAAATGTAAAACTCCTGGTGTGACTGTTAATAAACACACAATGTACCTCAACTGCCTTGATAGAAGCTCCAAGACTCGACTCCACATCGTTGATTTCCAACTGTCGCGCTATCACCATTGTTCGCTGCTCCTgttcataaaaaacacaaataatgtaCACTTAGAGAGATTTCTAAAAAGTAAAAGCAGTTGTATCAAACTTTCCTTTTTTTCCTGATAAAttcatatcaaaatgataaataattgtGTAATTGGTCAATAAATAGATTTGCTATTCAAAAACACAGAAGTTGCACTATTTAGAATTACGTCAAGCAAACTATTCCTCAGCAAcaattcaataaattttgtCAGAGAGGAGACAAGTTGGAGCTAACCCTGAGGTCGACTTCCTTGCCGAGCAGGTCGTACAGTCCCGCCCCTTTGCTGGTGATCTCCGACGCCAGTCTACGAGCCTCTTTTAGCTCACTAATCTGTGAAATACACAGGCATAATGTTATTACTGGGTACTGACAATCAATAACAAAAACTTGCGTATGTCAACATTTTGATTTATCGCAGTACCACTCAAGAATTATCAAATGAAGGACCATTCACATTCCTTAATTGTCTTATCAATGAAGTAAATACTGTTAGTGTTGGTGATATATACCCTGGATGAGATGTCAAATGTAATGGAGGTGTTTTCATCATCACCAGTGCTGTCGTCGTTCTCTGTGATGTTGGTCTTCATGGCGTTGTAGAGCACAGATGTTACCTTGAGCAGTT
Above is a genomic segment from Mya arenaria isolate MELC-2E11 chromosome 2, ASM2691426v1 containing:
- the LOC128205080 gene encoding clusterin-associated protein 1-like isoform X2, producing MSYRDLRNFTEMMRGLGYVRLISMENFRNPNFPLVAEVLKWLVKRYDPSADIPSDTDTEQDRVIFIKSVAEFMATKAHIKLNTKKLYQADGYAVKELLKVTSVLYNAMKTNITENDDSTGDDENTSITFDISSRISELKEARRLASEITSKGAGLYDLLGKEVDLREQRTMVIARQLEINDVESSLGASIKAVENEIRKTLHMLDNVASDEANLEAKIEKKRNELERNQKRLQTLQSVRPAYMDEYEKLEEDLQKLYDAYLIRFRNQAYLESQLEEYNRVEQDKSEETESKLNEMAMKLKSEEKQSLFLDNRGEDEDESETDSEEDDEDAENQDRPNARRNRPTAAGTGGRVQGNMMGNISEESGSDESGDSDIDLDEDEQDDDDDDDDGDSDDDIQMGAGTQNPRRRHPHPAELNDSDNDF
- the LOC128205080 gene encoding clusterin-associated protein 1-like isoform X1, producing MSYRDLRNFTEMMRGLGYVRLISMENFRNPNFPLVAEVLKWLVKRYDPSADIPSDTDTEQDRVIFIKSVAEFMATKAHIKLNTKKLYQADGYAVKELLKVTSVLYNAMKTNITENDDSTGDDENTSITFDISSRISELKEARRLASEITSKGAGLYDLLGKEVDLREQRTMVIARQLEINDVESSLGASIKAVENEIRKTLHMLDNVASDEANLEAKIEKKRNELERNQKRLQTLQSVRPAYMDEYEKLEEDLQKLYDAYLIRFRNQAYLESQLEEYNRVEQDKSEETESKLNEMAMKLKSEEKQSLFLDNRGEDEDESETDSEEDDEDAENQDRPNARRNRPTDQQMDIAAGTGGRVQGNMMGNISEESGSDESGDSDIDLDEDEQDDDDDDDDGDSDDDIQMGAGTQNPRRRHPHPAELNDSDNDF